The following coding sequences lie in one Methanopyrus sp. SNP6 genomic window:
- a CDS encoding selenium metabolism-associated LysR family transcriptional regulator — MSDPRFSYFRTFREVVRQKSFSKAAEALGITQGTVSNQIASLERFFDARLFVRTPEGVELTEEGEIALEAIETVLDAVERAKDKIAAVSKEPSGKVRVSTSTVPGGYLLPGSVKEFRSEYPKVDVIIRVCDSLEATEHVLSGDADVAIVGTDAFVTRKSVEVVPIASEELVVILPPDHELADAMEVSIDDIVGEPYVNREPGSGTRKEVEKYLKSHGLGFEDFKIVEETGSTEAVITAVSQGVGISIISERAAKRAESAGLIRIARLEDRPRRFFYALKSDRPLHASATEAFWEFLLSEFRGKS; from the coding sequence TTGTCCGACCCGAGGTTCAGTTATTTCCGGACCTTCCGGGAGGTCGTCAGACAGAAGAGTTTCTCGAAAGCTGCGGAAGCGCTCGGAATAACTCAAGGAACCGTCAGCAATCAAATCGCCTCGCTAGAGCGGTTCTTCGACGCGCGCCTCTTCGTCCGGACACCGGAAGGTGTCGAACTGACCGAAGAGGGTGAAATAGCCCTAGAGGCTATTGAGACGGTCCTGGACGCCGTAGAACGAGCCAAGGACAAGATCGCCGCTGTGTCCAAGGAACCCTCGGGTAAGGTCCGCGTCTCGACCAGTACGGTACCGGGCGGATATCTACTTCCCGGTAGTGTCAAAGAGTTCCGCTCCGAGTACCCGAAGGTCGACGTGATAATCCGCGTGTGTGATTCACTCGAGGCGACCGAGCACGTGCTCAGCGGCGATGCCGACGTCGCGATAGTGGGAACCGACGCGTTCGTGACTAGGAAGAGTGTAGAGGTCGTACCGATAGCCTCCGAAGAACTCGTCGTAATCCTTCCGCCGGACCACGAGCTCGCCGATGCCATGGAAGTCAGCATCGACGATATCGTGGGCGAACCCTACGTCAACCGTGAGCCCGGTTCCGGAACCAGGAAGGAGGTGGAGAAATACCTCAAGAGCCACGGGTTAGGGTTCGAGGATTTCAAGATCGTGGAGGAGACGGGAAGCACCGAGGCCGTGATTACCGCGGTATCTCAAGGCGTTGGGATCAGTATCATTTCTGAGCGAGCCGCCAAACGTGCCGAATCCGCCGGCCTGATCCGAATCGCCCGACTCGAGGATAGGCCCCGCAGGTTCTTCTACGCCCTAAAGTCGGACAGACCGCTCCACGCCAGCGCCACGGAGGCGTTCTGGGAGTTCCTCCTCAGCGAGTTTCGCGGAAAAAGTTAG
- a CDS encoding dihydropteroate synthase-like protein, giving the protein MRVLLLTGRLAAEDVRKAAEDFEWAEVKVLPIDVAALMTTSFVLGQLRGEDLTGYDYVLLPGWFRGDVRKLDEALGADFRLSSREVRDLPLVLRKMEEGFVPSKDVPACVLLRDEILRELGKKVRDAERDIPERNWIDVGPVKIARGCRPRVLSEVFADDLSPEEAASEAEKRAELGAEIVDVGFHERPPGDVRRIVLEVLDRVGDRVAVSVDSGDPEVLEAGVEAGADLILNASPDLKEPVDLAAEYDVPVVLVPGGRRPETVVRQLRELIHLCERRDVDYILDPVMDPPGNIVESIVRYRVVAEEFPEAPLFFGAGNVLELIDADSPGVSALCAQLAVELECSIIFTPEASGKTKMSTLELAVASRMCYVAHKFGGFPKDVGLDLVVFKDKRIDSVSASGLDAEYFASEPHRDVRGDFVILTDHDRRILILEHRYGDYEPLRLESDDGLKLGAAAVSLGLLSDLHHAVYLGYELARAEERLKSCGQYIQDDGIERYDRLLRDLKILEEVEES; this is encoded by the coding sequence GTGAGGGTACTACTTCTGACCGGTAGACTAGCCGCTGAGGATGTGAGGAAGGCGGCTGAGGATTTCGAGTGGGCAGAAGTCAAGGTGCTACCTATCGACGTGGCCGCTCTGATGACTACGAGCTTTGTCCTCGGGCAGTTGCGTGGGGAGGACCTCACTGGGTACGATTACGTTCTGCTACCCGGTTGGTTCCGCGGCGATGTCAGGAAGCTGGACGAAGCTTTGGGCGCGGACTTCAGGCTGAGTTCTCGAGAGGTCCGTGACCTACCTCTGGTTCTCCGCAAGATGGAGGAGGGGTTCGTCCCATCCAAGGACGTGCCGGCCTGCGTGCTGCTCCGTGATGAGATACTACGGGAGTTGGGGAAGAAAGTTCGTGATGCCGAGAGGGATATCCCCGAGCGGAATTGGATCGACGTGGGGCCCGTGAAGATTGCACGCGGTTGTAGACCGCGGGTTTTATCGGAGGTGTTCGCCGACGACCTGTCCCCGGAGGAGGCCGCGTCCGAGGCTGAGAAGAGGGCGGAGCTGGGTGCCGAAATCGTCGACGTAGGGTTCCACGAGCGGCCTCCTGGGGATGTCCGTAGGATCGTACTGGAGGTACTGGATCGCGTAGGAGATCGTGTCGCTGTGAGCGTCGACTCGGGTGATCCAGAGGTCCTCGAGGCGGGCGTCGAGGCGGGTGCCGATCTCATCCTCAACGCGTCTCCGGATCTGAAGGAGCCGGTAGACCTGGCGGCCGAGTACGACGTACCGGTAGTTCTGGTTCCCGGGGGCAGGAGACCCGAGACAGTCGTACGGCAGCTCCGAGAGCTGATCCACCTGTGCGAACGTCGCGATGTCGACTACATTCTCGACCCGGTGATGGACCCACCCGGAAATATCGTGGAGTCGATAGTAAGGTACCGAGTCGTGGCCGAAGAGTTTCCGGAAGCACCACTCTTCTTCGGTGCTGGAAACGTACTCGAGCTCATAGACGCAGATTCTCCCGGAGTCTCGGCTCTTTGCGCTCAGCTTGCGGTCGAGTTGGAATGTTCTATAATCTTCACACCGGAAGCCAGTGGGAAGACCAAGATGAGCACGCTCGAGCTCGCTGTGGCGTCCAGGATGTGTTACGTAGCACACAAGTTCGGCGGTTTCCCAAAGGACGTTGGGTTGGACCTAGTCGTGTTCAAAGACAAGCGCATCGATAGTGTTAGCGCGTCTGGTCTCGACGCCGAGTACTTCGCCTCGGAGCCGCACCGGGACGTTCGTGGGGACTTCGTGATACTGACTGACCATGACCGTCGTATCTTGATCTTAGAGCACAGATACGGTGACTACGAACCGTTACGCCTGGAATCCGACGACGGCTTGAAACTGGGGGCGGCGGCGGTATCTCTGGGATTATTATCTGACCTACATCATGCCGTGTACTTGGGGTATGAACTGGCACGTGCGGAGGAGCGGCTGAAGTCATGCGGCCAATACATACAAGACGACGGGATAGAACGCTACGACCGTCTGTTACGTGATTTAAAGATCTTAGAGGAGGTCGAGGAAAGTTGA
- a CDS encoding dihydromethanopterin reductase (acceptor), giving the protein MGLRIGWCITGAAHFLVESFKVMKEVSREHRVSAFLSEAGEEVVRMFGLWEDLREICPGGFYREVFTQSDEGASCPIIGRFALGKYDLLVVSPATANTVAKIAHGIADTLVTNAVAQAGKGDVPVWVVPCDYEEGKVRTITPYMVLRERCEGCGICVDTCPRGAIDMVDGKAFIRLLRCVGCGRCSEACPENAIHGGIEYEMRVRSVDAENVRKLDRIEGIEVLRRPDEILERLGELAGEGTTSDR; this is encoded by the coding sequence TTGGGACTCCGTATAGGCTGGTGTATAACAGGTGCAGCGCATTTCTTGGTGGAAAGTTTTAAAGTTATGAAAGAGGTGTCGCGGGAGCACCGAGTTAGCGCGTTCCTCTCGGAAGCGGGTGAGGAAGTCGTTCGAATGTTCGGGTTGTGGGAGGATTTGAGGGAGATCTGCCCGGGCGGATTCTACCGTGAGGTGTTCACGCAATCGGATGAGGGTGCAAGTTGTCCTATCATCGGCAGGTTCGCGCTTGGAAAGTACGACCTGTTGGTGGTGTCGCCGGCTACCGCCAACACGGTGGCTAAGATCGCACACGGGATCGCGGATACCCTGGTGACGAACGCGGTGGCGCAGGCCGGTAAAGGAGACGTTCCTGTTTGGGTTGTTCCGTGCGATTATGAGGAAGGGAAAGTCCGCACGATCACGCCGTATATGGTGCTCAGGGAGCGATGTGAAGGATGTGGGATCTGCGTGGACACGTGTCCGAGGGGCGCTATCGACATGGTCGATGGTAAGGCGTTCATCAGGCTGCTGCGATGCGTGGGGTGTGGCAGGTGTTCCGAAGCCTGCCCCGAGAACGCCATTCACGGAGGTATTGAGTACGAAATGAGGGTTAGGTCCGTCGACGCGGAGAACGTGAGGAAACTGGATCGGATCGAGGGTATCGAGGTCCTACGACGACCCGATGAGATCTTGGAGAGACTTGGGGAACTCGCCGGTGAGGGTACTACTTCTGACCGGTAG
- the mtrF gene encoding tetrahydromethanopterin S-methyltransferase subunit F, whose protein sequence is MAEEGSELKEVIIGAPAMADTDRADAYVKDVRDSSQFFGRDARLYFGLNVNRFAGLACGMVFAGVLLVPLLLLSF, encoded by the coding sequence TTGGCGGAGGAAGGATCCGAGTTGAAGGAGGTCATCATAGGGGCACCGGCGATGGCGGACACGGATCGAGCAGACGCTTACGTGAAAGATGTCCGTGATTCCAGCCAATTCTTCGGTCGTGACGCCAGGCTATACTTCGGTCTGAACGTGAACAGGTTCGCGGGTCTGGCCTGCGGTATGGTCTTCGCGGGCGTGCTGCTGGTACCGTTGTTGCTTCTCTCGTTCTAG
- a CDS encoding aconitase X swivel domain-containing protein, with translation MPVVRCEPIVDVDEPVEAEVLVSSRRLSFLGGVDPETGEVVDPSHELCGKVLTDQVLVLPGGRGSTVGSYVLMEMAHRGTAPAGIVVREAEPILVVGCVLGDIPLFHKPERDLVSELDNGDVVRILPGGKVEV, from the coding sequence ATGCCTGTGGTACGTTGTGAACCGATCGTCGACGTTGATGAGCCAGTTGAAGCGGAAGTCCTGGTATCTTCGCGGCGTCTCTCGTTTCTGGGTGGAGTGGATCCGGAAACAGGTGAGGTAGTGGATCCGTCCCACGAGCTCTGTGGAAAGGTGTTAACGGATCAGGTCTTGGTCCTGCCGGGTGGGCGTGGTTCTACCGTAGGGTCGTATGTACTGATGGAGATGGCTCATCGTGGTACTGCACCTGCCGGTATCGTCGTACGCGAAGCCGAGCCGATTTTAGTAGTAGGGTGTGTTCTGGGTGATATCCCGTTGTTTCACAAGCCCGAGCGCGACCTCGTGTCGGAACTGGACAACGGTGATGTTGTGAGGATCTTGCCGGGTGGTAAGGTTGAAGTATAG
- a CDS encoding DUF512 domain-containing protein gives MTTLGEVFWGDRRIPYEIDEMGVAREIDEIDLDLLEEPEDLAVVPPSSEAGSCGNSCVFCYIRQNPPEVLKERGGSVDTTRHDTLNDPNLEERVESARDRYHDLRFRIVDTAGNVGVDEGRIESLAAAGIDEIQISLHTTVPETRKRLMGNPNADELLELLPKFEDVGIDVIADLVLTPGYNLEELPRTCKDLESMGVRQVRVFPAGGTDYARGFRFPTRGELEWMRETSRLLDRELDVEVIPSPTIDALLGEPVFEPPDLPEPDFEAVIVVGELAAPIFEPAVRDLENVELLVVKNRVFGGVIGASSLLTARDVLREVERYDPRTEFPVIILPDAMFGPDGRTLDGWSREELVGRLAALGYTVMTCRKPEEVARILASPLP, from the coding sequence GTGACCACCCTGGGAGAGGTGTTCTGGGGGGATCGTCGGATACCGTACGAGATCGATGAGATGGGGGTAGCGCGAGAGATCGACGAGATCGACTTGGATTTGTTGGAGGAACCCGAGGATCTCGCGGTCGTCCCTCCATCGAGTGAGGCTGGATCGTGCGGTAATTCCTGTGTTTTCTGCTACATCAGGCAGAATCCACCTGAAGTGCTCAAGGAACGTGGTGGTAGTGTGGACACGACGCGTCACGATACGTTGAACGATCCGAACTTGGAGGAGCGTGTGGAATCTGCCCGGGATAGGTACCATGATCTCAGGTTCAGGATAGTGGATACGGCTGGGAACGTCGGTGTTGATGAAGGGCGCATTGAGTCGTTGGCCGCGGCCGGGATCGATGAGATACAGATTTCGTTGCACACGACGGTCCCGGAGACCAGGAAGAGGTTGATGGGTAATCCGAACGCGGACGAGTTGTTGGAGCTGTTACCGAAGTTTGAGGATGTCGGTATCGACGTCATCGCCGATTTGGTACTCACTCCGGGGTACAACTTGGAAGAGTTACCGAGGACGTGTAAAGACTTGGAGAGCATGGGTGTTAGGCAAGTCCGCGTGTTCCCCGCCGGTGGTACTGACTACGCTCGTGGGTTCCGGTTTCCGACGAGAGGTGAGTTGGAGTGGATGAGGGAAACTTCTCGACTGTTGGATCGTGAGCTGGACGTCGAGGTGATACCGTCGCCGACCATTGACGCGCTGTTGGGGGAACCCGTGTTCGAACCTCCTGATCTTCCCGAGCCCGATTTTGAGGCCGTGATCGTCGTTGGTGAACTAGCGGCCCCTATCTTCGAACCGGCTGTTCGTGACCTTGAGAACGTGGAGCTGCTCGTGGTGAAGAACAGGGTGTTCGGTGGTGTGATAGGGGCGTCGAGCTTGCTCACGGCGAGGGACGTCTTGAGGGAGGTCGAGCGTTATGATCCTAGGACGGAATTCCCTGTGATAATCCTTCCAGATGCCATGTTCGGTCCGGATGGTAGGACGCTTGACGGGTGGTCTCGGGAGGAGTTGGTAGGAAGGTTGGCGGCGCTCGGATACACGGTTATGACGTGCAGAAAACCCGAAGAGGTCGCCAGGATTCTCGCGTCCCCACTGCCGTAA
- the cofD gene encoding 2-phospho-L-lactate transferase produces the protein MVLSGGTGTPKLLRGLRDLDADFSVIVNTGEDDEILGLYVSPDVDTVLYTLAGIVNDETWYGIGGDGFRGHEFLEKLGVNEPLRIGDADRALKQYRTYLMREKGLKLSEAVDEIRRRLGIKWKVYPMTDDRVTTVIETDEGDLHFREFWVERGGELPVRGVRYEGAEEASPPPDAVDELLRADAVVIGPSNPVTSIGPILSVSEIRHIVREKSILIVSPFIGKEPVSGPAGKLMRAVGFEPSVRGLVEYYREWGVEPDILVMDERDDVEPPDGLEIVRTDIVMRDEKDSVRLAREVLRVLEGLV, from the coding sequence GTGGTGTTGTCAGGAGGTACAGGCACGCCGAAGCTGCTTCGTGGCCTCAGGGATCTCGACGCCGATTTTTCAGTAATAGTTAATACTGGGGAAGACGACGAGATCCTCGGATTGTACGTCTCTCCCGATGTTGATACTGTCCTGTACACGCTCGCTGGTATAGTCAACGACGAGACGTGGTACGGTATCGGTGGTGACGGGTTCCGTGGGCACGAGTTCTTGGAAAAGCTGGGAGTGAACGAGCCCTTGAGGATAGGTGACGCCGACCGTGCGCTTAAGCAGTATCGTACGTACTTGATGCGAGAGAAGGGGTTGAAACTCTCCGAGGCTGTGGACGAAATCCGACGTCGACTTGGTATCAAGTGGAAGGTGTATCCTATGACCGACGACCGTGTTACGACTGTGATCGAGACGGATGAGGGTGATTTGCATTTTAGGGAGTTCTGGGTCGAGCGTGGTGGTGAGCTCCCCGTACGTGGGGTCAGGTACGAGGGGGCGGAGGAAGCTTCTCCACCGCCCGATGCCGTCGACGAGCTCCTGAGGGCCGATGCGGTCGTAATAGGACCGAGCAACCCGGTGACCAGTATTGGTCCCATTTTATCGGTATCTGAGATCCGCCATATCGTTCGTGAGAAGTCCATCCTGATCGTGTCCCCGTTCATAGGCAAGGAGCCAGTGAGTGGTCCTGCTGGTAAGCTGATGAGGGCTGTCGGCTTCGAACCGTCGGTTCGAGGTCTCGTCGAGTATTACCGGGAATGGGGGGTTGAGCCGGATATCCTCGTTATGGATGAGAGGGACGATGTCGAACCGCCGGACGGCTTAGAGATCGTTCGGACTGACATCGTAATGCGTGATGAAAAGGACTCTGTGAGGTTGGCCCGTGAAGTCCTCAGGGTCTTGGAGGGGTTGGTGTAG
- a CDS encoding SagB/ThcOx family dehydrogenase — MSPRIIVPAVIAVAVGCLAYLYLHPSEGVSEVPIKARVELPKPLKMEMSVSEALEKRRSIREYRDEPITLKELSTVLWAAQGITDPRGFRTAPSAGALYPLRVFVVVRKVEGLAPGIYVYDPKTHTLGLVRRGDFTAELQRACLDQEWVGRAAVDLVIVGYERVLRPKYGERSFRYMALEAGHVGQNVYLACTALGLGTVAVGAFYDDRVKEILGITEGDAVPLYVFPIGRK, encoded by the coding sequence ATGTCTCCACGGATCATCGTGCCCGCCGTTATCGCCGTCGCGGTCGGTTGTCTGGCCTATTTGTATCTTCACCCGTCTGAGGGGGTTTCGGAGGTGCCCATCAAAGCTAGGGTGGAGCTGCCTAAGCCACTGAAGATGGAGATGTCGGTGTCGGAGGCGTTGGAGAAGCGCCGATCGATCCGTGAGTACCGTGACGAACCTATAACCCTCAAGGAGCTCTCCACGGTGTTGTGGGCCGCACAAGGGATTACGGATCCGCGCGGCTTCCGAACGGCTCCCAGTGCGGGTGCTTTGTACCCGTTGAGGGTATTTGTAGTAGTTCGTAAAGTTGAGGGTTTAGCTCCAGGCATCTACGTGTATGATCCTAAGACCCACACGCTAGGACTCGTCAGGCGGGGCGATTTCACAGCGGAGTTACAACGAGCGTGTCTGGATCAAGAGTGGGTTGGTCGAGCCGCGGTTGATCTGGTCATCGTCGGGTACGAGCGGGTGCTGCGTCCCAAGTACGGAGAACGATCGTTTCGGTATATGGCGCTCGAGGCGGGACACGTAGGCCAGAACGTGTACCTCGCGTGCACGGCGTTGGGTCTAGGTACAGTCGCCGTCGGAGCGTTCTACGACGATCGAGTTAAGGAGATCTTGGGAATAACCGAAGGTGATGCCGTACCGCTGTACGTCTTCCCGATAGGCCGGAAATAG
- a CDS encoding HemK2/MTQ2 family protein methyltransferase, which yields MGVVVKDVIGYGQLKLLVFENVYSPAEDSFLLVEHQGVSGSERVLDVGTGCGIQGLSAAAEGCEVVATDVNPAAVHCAMWNSRLNGLDVDVREGDLFDPVLGERFDVVLFNPPYLPGRELPEGDPISRATEDPVVIRRFLNGLLRGEILWDEARVVVSSLTPDECLEPLRHFEVEVVAEESLFFERVRVLALRPCE from the coding sequence GTGGGTGTGGTCGTCAAGGACGTAATAGGGTACGGGCAACTTAAGCTCTTGGTGTTCGAGAACGTGTACTCGCCAGCAGAAGACTCATTCTTGCTCGTCGAGCATCAAGGAGTGTCCGGATCGGAACGCGTTCTGGACGTAGGGACCGGGTGTGGTATTCAGGGGTTATCTGCGGCCGCGGAAGGGTGCGAAGTGGTGGCGACGGACGTTAACCCCGCGGCAGTCCACTGTGCAATGTGGAACTCCCGTCTCAACGGTCTAGACGTCGACGTCCGCGAGGGTGATCTATTCGATCCGGTCCTGGGTGAACGTTTCGACGTCGTCCTGTTCAACCCGCCTTATCTACCCGGTCGTGAACTGCCTGAAGGTGACCCGATATCCCGGGCAACCGAGGATCCGGTGGTCATTCGACGCTTCTTGAACGGTCTCCTCCGAGGGGAGATCCTGTGGGATGAAGCCAGGGTCGTCGTGTCCAGTCTGACTCCGGATGAGTGTTTGGAGCCGCTGAGGCACTTCGAAGTGGAGGTCGTGGCCGAGGAGTCGTTGTTCTTCGAGAGAGTCCGCGTGCTCGCGCTTCGACCTTGTGAGTAA
- the cutA gene encoding divalent-cation tolerance protein CutA: protein MVVYSTAGDEDEAKRIARKLVEEGLAACVNIWPIRSVYEWDGELCEDEEYALLVKTTAKRAEDVVDKILELHSYETPAVLILPVFGGFEGFLEWIVKRTE from the coding sequence GTGGTCGTTTACTCCACCGCAGGAGACGAAGATGAGGCGAAGCGAATAGCCCGGAAATTAGTCGAGGAGGGACTTGCCGCGTGCGTGAATATCTGGCCGATACGGTCCGTGTACGAGTGGGATGGAGAGTTGTGCGAAGACGAAGAGTACGCCCTATTAGTCAAGACGACCGCGAAACGCGCAGAAGACGTCGTGGATAAAATCCTCGAGCTGCACTCGTATGAAACTCCAGCTGTACTCATCTTACCGGTGTTCGGAGGGTTCGAGGGGTTTCTGGAGTGGATCGTAAAGCGTACCGAGTGA
- a CDS encoding AIR synthase-related protein, with the protein MDLEGLAMHMMDLGASEDEIRELLADLVEIWKRDWSRDEIMEFVDAVLDEVRYVRRAHSIDGGIGDILRPPESGVSMGEMGVGSRGEGDFFVHELLTELAAEASENALISPEERDDAGAVRVDREEVILVSAVDGMHSRLSEFPFLAGFHATRAAMRDVLVNGARPRGLLVDLHLADDGDVGRLFDFTAGVTAVGAATGVPILAGSTLRVGGDMVHGRRLVAGVACVGTARPDDLTPRRNAKPGDLIVLTEGAGGGTVSTTAIYHGYYDVVEETLNVDFVRAVNALRKEKLLSKVDAMTDITNGGIRGDAAEISETAGVRLVFNEEAIRSLVNDRVLEMLDELGIDYLGLSLDMLMVIAPEDVAERCVEVLDGAGVRADIVGRVEEGSGVFLERDGEKIELDVKFREAAYTKVKRVIGEEHPEDFEEMKERVKRAYEEAERKLKLVLELLEESG; encoded by the coding sequence GTGGATCTCGAAGGGTTGGCCATGCACATGATGGATTTAGGGGCCTCCGAGGACGAAATCCGAGAGCTACTCGCGGACCTGGTGGAAATATGGAAACGGGATTGGTCAAGGGACGAAATCATGGAATTCGTGGACGCGGTCCTCGATGAAGTGCGATACGTCCGGAGAGCTCACTCTATAGACGGAGGGATAGGCGACATCCTTCGACCGCCTGAGTCGGGAGTTAGTATGGGAGAAATGGGGGTGGGATCTCGAGGTGAAGGTGATTTCTTCGTACACGAATTGCTCACGGAGCTCGCAGCCGAGGCGTCGGAAAACGCGCTGATATCGCCGGAAGAGCGCGATGATGCGGGCGCAGTTCGTGTAGATCGGGAGGAGGTGATCCTAGTGAGTGCCGTCGACGGCATGCACTCTCGGCTAAGTGAGTTCCCCTTTCTCGCCGGCTTTCACGCGACTAGGGCCGCCATGCGGGACGTACTAGTCAACGGGGCTCGTCCTCGCGGTCTCTTAGTCGATCTACATTTAGCGGACGACGGGGATGTGGGTCGTCTCTTCGACTTCACTGCCGGCGTGACCGCTGTAGGTGCTGCCACCGGCGTTCCGATACTCGCCGGTAGTACGTTACGCGTCGGCGGGGATATGGTGCATGGGCGACGTCTAGTCGCCGGTGTAGCCTGCGTCGGTACCGCACGACCCGACGATCTCACACCGCGAAGGAACGCGAAGCCCGGTGATCTGATCGTTCTCACGGAGGGCGCCGGAGGAGGTACTGTATCCACAACCGCCATCTACCACGGTTACTACGACGTCGTCGAGGAAACCCTCAACGTTGATTTCGTCCGTGCGGTTAACGCGCTCCGCAAGGAGAAACTACTCTCGAAGGTCGACGCCATGACCGACATCACGAACGGTGGCATCCGCGGTGACGCGGCCGAAATCTCGGAGACCGCAGGCGTCCGTCTTGTATTCAACGAAGAGGCGATACGATCCCTCGTGAACGACCGAGTTTTAGAGATGCTCGACGAGCTCGGTATAGATTACCTCGGGCTGTCCCTGGACATGCTCATGGTGATAGCGCCTGAAGACGTGGCGGAACGATGCGTTGAGGTCCTCGACGGTGCTGGGGTGCGTGCGGACATCGTAGGACGCGTCGAGGAGGGCTCCGGTGTCTTCCTCGAGCGGGACGGCGAGAAAATCGAGTTGGACGTGAAGTTCCGGGAGGCCGCGTACACCAAAGTGAAGCGTGTTATCGGAGAGGAACATCCTGAGGACTTCGAAGAAATGAAGGAGAGGGTCAAGCGAGCGTACGAGGAAGCCGAACGAAAACTCAAACTGGTGCTAGAACTGCTCGAGGAGTCCGGATAA
- a CDS encoding bifunctional precorrin-2 dehydrogenase/sirohydrochlorin ferrochelatase, producing the protein MPYVPLFVRVERVVIVGDGRVAERKARTLIDLGVDVTVVAPEEPEWSRDLPVKFVRRRVEGPEDLPEADLYVVATDDPDLNSRLERELSLVNRVDTSRPKVRFPSVLRCGDAVLAISTGKPRVTRALRMIAAELLGPILKKAAELPEDARKWSLERVIDELTGVRR; encoded by the coding sequence TTGCCGTACGTACCACTGTTCGTCCGGGTTGAGCGGGTTGTGATCGTAGGCGACGGACGCGTCGCCGAACGGAAGGCGCGCACCCTGATCGATCTCGGAGTCGACGTGACCGTCGTCGCGCCGGAAGAGCCAGAGTGGTCCCGTGACTTGCCAGTGAAATTTGTGCGTCGGAGGGTGGAGGGACCGGAAGACTTGCCTGAAGCTGACCTCTATGTGGTTGCGACGGACGATCCGGACTTGAACTCCCGATTGGAAAGGGAGTTGTCGCTCGTCAACCGCGTCGACACCTCGAGACCGAAAGTGCGGTTCCCCTCCGTACTCCGGTGTGGGGACGCTGTACTGGCCATCTCCACCGGTAAACCTCGAGTTACCAGGGCACTCCGAATGATCGCCGCGGAACTCCTGGGCCCTATCCTAAAGAAGGCCGCCGAACTGCCAGAGGATGCCCGGAAGTGGTCGCTAGAGCGTGTGATAGACGAATTGACAGGTGTGAGGAGATGA
- a CDS encoding DUF1786 domain-containing protein → MEPVSFQDEVKTIVIDVGVGTTDVVAYTGNPEYSPRFVGPSRVSTLAQRLRSMLREPPRYLALVGVPMGGGPTTHEFKELMKRGTEIYSELDAALTLHNDVRRLKEMPNLHIVEDPIEEIPPDSPVVETYDFRVSDVFEALQRSNVDMDGVEMIVACVQDHGYHPDYESNRKHRFERLFRRYLGTNGCRLDRMTFDDVPPENFPRLRAAYMEAESAGADAVAMDSKVPIAMLGRVDSDADRLLVIDYGTGHVTAFLFDGDRVVGVYEHHTIRLSSEKFERQIREFVEGKLENEDVYRDGGHGCHNVSPMDWDELEDIVSLGPKKPEFQLGRDPERFPDRMIPAYGPAVYLTDRGE, encoded by the coding sequence TTGGAACCCGTATCGTTCCAGGATGAAGTGAAGACTATCGTCATCGATGTGGGAGTGGGAACGACCGACGTGGTGGCTTACACTGGAAATCCTGAGTATTCACCGAGATTCGTGGGGCCCTCACGCGTGTCGACGCTAGCCCAGAGGTTGCGCTCCATGCTGCGAGAACCGCCGAGGTACTTGGCATTGGTTGGCGTTCCGATGGGCGGAGGACCCACCACTCACGAGTTCAAGGAACTCATGAAAAGGGGCACCGAGATTTACTCGGAGCTTGATGCGGCACTGACGCTTCATAACGACGTGCGCAGGCTGAAGGAGATGCCCAACCTTCATATTGTCGAGGACCCCATCGAGGAGATCCCACCTGACTCCCCCGTGGTCGAAACGTACGACTTCCGAGTTTCGGATGTGTTCGAGGCGCTACAGCGTTCGAACGTCGACATGGACGGTGTAGAGATGATCGTGGCTTGCGTCCAGGACCACGGTTACCACCCGGACTACGAGTCTAACCGGAAGCACAGGTTCGAGCGGCTGTTCCGCCGGTATCTCGGGACGAACGGTTGCAGGCTCGATCGGATGACGTTCGACGACGTCCCGCCCGAGAACTTCCCAAGACTACGTGCGGCCTACATGGAAGCGGAATCGGCGGGAGCCGACGCCGTTGCGATGGACTCGAAGGTCCCGATCGCCATGCTCGGGCGAGTCGATTCGGACGCGGACAGACTTCTGGTGATCGACTACGGGACTGGGCACGTAACTGCGTTCCTATTCGACGGTGACAGGGTCGTCGGTGTCTACGAGCATCACACTATCAGATTATCGTCGGAGAAGTTCGAGAGGCAGATCCGCGAGTTCGTGGAAGGCAAACTCGAGAACGAGGACGTCTATCGGGACGGCGGTCACGGTTGCCACAACGTCTCGCCGATGGATTGGGACGAGCTGGAAGATATCGTCTCCCTGGGCCCGAAGAAGCCCGAGTTCCAGCTAGGTAGAGATCCGGAGCGCTTCCCCGATCGGATGATACCAGCGTACGGACCCGCGGTGTACTTGACCGACCGGGGAGAGTGA